In a single window of the Dehalococcoidia bacterium genome:
- the rpsR gene encoding 30S ribosomal protein S18 — protein MTSTPQPASTPPAPQAQTAAAARRKARRRYYPPRKKACPFCVDKNLAIDYKNIVLLKRFISEQMKIEPRRKTGVCAKHQRRLATAIKRARHLALLPFVPDHPRKTGWTAPAEPAPAPAAPPPPSR, from the coding sequence ATGACCAGCACACCCCAGCCTGCATCCACCCCACCAGCCCCGCAAGCCCAAACCGCAGCGGCCGCCCGCCGTAAGGCACGCCGCCGCTACTACCCCCCGCGTAAGAAGGCCTGCCCCTTCTGCGTGGACAAGAACCTGGCCATTGACTACAAGAACATTGTCCTGCTCAAACGCTTTATCAGCGAGCAGATGAAGATTGAGCCGCGGCGCAAGACGGGGGTATGCGCCAAGCACCAGCGCCGTCTGGCCACGGCCATCAAACGGGCGCGCCACCTGGCCCTCCTCCCCTTCGTGCCAGACCACCCGCGCAAGACGGGGTGGACCGCCCCCGCCGAGCCCGCCCCCGCTCCCGCGGCTCCCCCGCCTCCCTCCCGTTAG
- a CDS encoding recombination regulator RecX, which translates to MTEGTPSAAVAEALRLLARRPLTEARLRQRLEQTFSPAAVEEAVERLKALGYLDDRRFAQVWAAQRERHRPKARWLIARELVEQGIHPRIAQEAVQGGDDAVLARRCAQQWAPRLQGLPRTTFLRRLYAYLRRRGFAPSLARQVALEVWQQTSLEAPRA; encoded by the coding sequence ATGACCGAGGGCACACCGTCTGCGGCTGTAGCCGAAGCCCTTCGCTTGCTGGCCCGACGCCCCCTCACCGAAGCGCGCCTACGCCAGCGGTTGGAGCAGACCTTCTCTCCCGCCGCCGTGGAGGAGGCGGTGGAGCGCCTGAAGGCTTTGGGCTACCTGGACGACCGGCGGTTTGCCCAGGTATGGGCCGCCCAGCGGGAGCGCCATCGCCCCAAGGCCCGCTGGCTGATAGCCCGCGAACTGGTGGAGCAGGGCATTCACCCCCGCATAGCCCAAGAGGCTGTGCAGGGGGGCGACGATGCCGTGCTGGCCCGCCGCTGCGCCCAGCAGTGGGCACCCCGCCTGCAAGGCCTGCCCCGAACCACCTTCTTACGGCGTCTGTACGCCTACCTGAGGCGGCGGGGTTTTGCCCCCTCCTTGGCGCGTCAGGTTGCCCTTGAGGTGTGGCAGCAGACCTCCCTGGAGGCTCCTCGTGCATAA
- the rpsF gene encoding 30S ribosomal protein S6, with protein sequence MRGILELVHTALGPAGGIEAEQSVPIRDYELVLVISPEVDDARTQAVVDRVHRLITQKGGTLVQHESWGRKRLAYPIRNYKEGAYFFTRFQADAQTSRAIEQTLRVTEEVLRHLLVKVE encoded by the coding sequence ATGCGTGGTATACTGGAACTAGTCCACACCGCCCTCGGCCCAGCCGGGGGCATAGAGGCGGAGCAGAGCGTGCCAATACGGGACTACGAACTGGTATTAGTCATCAGCCCCGAGGTGGATGACGCCCGCACCCAAGCGGTGGTGGACCGGGTGCATCGCCTTATCACTCAAAAGGGGGGCACCCTCGTGCAACACGAGTCCTGGGGGCGTAAACGCTTGGCCTATCCCATCCGTAACTACAAGGAGGGGGCCTACTTTTTCACCCGCTTCCAGGCCGATGCCCAGACCTCCCGCGCTATCGAGCAGACCCTGCGCGTGACCGAAGAGGTCCTGCGCCACCTGTTGGTGAAAGTCGAATAA
- a CDS encoding glucose-1-phosphate thymidylyltransferase, translated as MKGLILAAGKGTRLRPLTYTRPKHLVPVGNRPVLAYVLDYLAQAGVREVGIVVAPDSGREIRKVVGDGAPWGMRVAYVVQEEPKGLAHAVACARSFLGDDPFLLMLGDNLFQGGIADALQGWQEGGTAALALVKEVADPRRFGVVEVDAHDRPLRLVEKPREPKSNLAIIGVYAFTPVVHQVIAQLKPSARGELEITDALQALVERGARVRIRRFPRWWLDLGRKEEVLEANRRVLQERTSGAVQGILEDCQVSGVVEVGAGSHLRGSILRGPLSIGANCVIHESDIGPWVSLGDGTHVQDSTVVDSVVLEGSSLHGVHLRHSLLGAGCRVEGEGQGWLTLFLGDEGQVHLHPP; from the coding sequence ATGAAGGGTCTGATACTGGCGGCGGGCAAGGGCACACGCCTGCGTCCCCTCACCTACACCCGCCCTAAGCACCTGGTGCCGGTGGGCAATCGCCCCGTGTTAGCTTATGTGTTGGACTACCTGGCCCAGGCGGGGGTGCGGGAGGTGGGTATTGTGGTGGCCCCCGATAGCGGACGGGAGATTCGCAAAGTGGTGGGGGATGGTGCTCCGTGGGGGATGCGGGTGGCTTATGTGGTGCAGGAGGAGCCGAAGGGTTTGGCCCACGCCGTCGCCTGTGCCCGCTCCTTTTTGGGGGATGATCCGTTCCTGCTCATGCTGGGGGATAACCTTTTCCAAGGGGGGATCGCCGATGCCTTGCAGGGCTGGCAGGAGGGGGGCACCGCAGCCCTTGCCCTGGTGAAGGAGGTGGCCGACCCCCGGCGCTTCGGTGTGGTGGAGGTGGATGCCCACGACCGTCCCCTGCGCCTGGTGGAGAAGCCCCGCGAACCCAAGAGCAATCTGGCCATCATCGGCGTGTATGCCTTCACGCCTGTGGTGCATCAGGTGATCGCCCAGTTGAAGCCCTCGGCGCGGGGGGAACTGGAGATTACGGATGCCCTGCAGGCCCTGGTGGAGCGGGGGGCACGGGTGCGCATCCGTCGCTTCCCCCGTTGGTGGCTGGACTTGGGGCGCAAAGAGGAGGTGCTGGAGGCCAATCGGCGCGTCCTGCAGGAGCGGACGTCCGGGGCCGTTCAGGGCATCCTGGAGGATTGCCAGGTGTCAGGGGTGGTGGAGGTGGGAGCGGGCTCCCACCTGCGGGGGAGTATCCTGCGGGGGCCTCTCTCCATCGGGGCCAACTGCGTTATCCACGAGTCGGACATCGGCCCCTGGGTGAGCCTGGGGGACGGCACCCATGTGCAGGACAGCACGGTGGTGGACAGCGTCGTTCTGGAGGGGAGTAGCCTGCACGGGGTGCACCTGCGCCACAGCCTTCTGGGGGCGGGGTGCCGGGTCGAAGGGGAGGGGCAAGGATGGCTCACCCTGTTCCTAGGCGACGAGGGGCAGGTGCACCTGCACCCGCCATAG
- the ssb gene encoding single-stranded DNA-binding protein — translation MAGLVKIIVIGNVGTDPEMRYTPQGIPVTSFRLAATRTFNAPDGTRQQETEWFTVVAWRQLAEQVSQYLTKGRRAYVEGRLRSRSWVGNDGQTRWVNEIWADRVLFLDRPTAEAPAADEAPEEGPSPNDLPF, via the coding sequence ATGGCAGGGCTGGTCAAGATTATCGTCATCGGCAATGTGGGTACCGACCCGGAGATGCGCTATACCCCCCAGGGCATCCCTGTAACCTCCTTCCGCCTGGCGGCCACCCGCACCTTCAACGCCCCCGACGGCACCCGCCAGCAGGAGACGGAATGGTTCACCGTGGTGGCCTGGCGGCAGTTGGCCGAGCAGGTGAGCCAGTACCTCACCAAAGGGCGCAGGGCCTATGTGGAGGGACGCCTGCGGAGCCGCTCCTGGGTGGGCAACGATGGCCAGACCCGCTGGGTCAATGAAATCTGGGCCGACCGGGTCCTCTTTCTGGACCGGCCCACCGCTGAGGCCCCCGCCGCCGATGAGGCGCCCGAGGAAGGCCCCTCGCCCAACGACCTGCCCTTCTAG
- a CDS encoding S8 family serine peptidase, with the protein AQAQALLQANNIEVLEHYSLLGIYRVRLPKGMSVKQASQRLGPSIAYIEPNYIFGTQPAGEVHLTPLGQAPTVATVQEGTGKTPAQPSPQQSGDTVQVVRVISRQKPEAVEGEALVKFKAEVSAAQAESILQAQGIQVQERYPLFGIYRVALPKGMSVAQAQQRLAGQVVYIEPNYILRAAPTTPNDSLFGQQWALHNTGQTGGTPDADIDAPEAWDIQRGSTSTVIAVVDTGIDFNHNDLAANMWRNPHEIPGNNLDDDGNGYRDDVHGINCIGTATNHAPPMDDNNHGTHVAGIIGAVGNNNLQVVGVMWRVSLMALKFLGADGSGTTADAIECIQYAVAQNATGTNVRVINASWGGGGFSTALRDAIAAARDRGMLFIAAAGNANNDNDASPFYPASYDVENIIAVAASDHNDNKASFSNFGNLRVHLAAPGVNILSTVPNNNAASMNGTSMAAPHVAGVAGLLFTQFPSLTYQQAKRRILCSADIKPQWAGLTLTEGRLNAYNALTVGTSAIIALPLAPDRNFRVLSGTPVVIRVELCAGQDPVLGATVTASFANGDPAVTLRDDGVAPDTTANDGIYAGNWTPQNAGAANITITATKAGMTSAPPRTIPGRVLRNPNYQKATVPFEWVDIRGMGLRFELDDDGCILLGSSMPIPFFGDEFTQFQVDSNGYIGFSEAHPCGQYNNTAIPNSTLGTAIAAFWDDLIGKPRASTGEVWVAIVRPPASAWRYLIVQWQDVQHYPNTPSGASFQVAIEEVTGRIFFRYLDTDFGNASYNNGASATAGIQLNASIGLQHSYNQPVLTSGSAFVIFPQRLPGEGLLRVETQPPAAIQIFANGILLNEWGVNWLKLPPGPYRLEFRNPPYALNASNTILVRMHPPGGAFTEQPVDQPVTVEAGKTTEVIMRIWENGYLRVTTEGGDNPTIFVNNHPRNQWGLWVHVPPGTYTVSFGPVPNATTPCSRTVTVVSGSGTRVHGNYITGTCNIVPYP; encoded by the coding sequence GCCCAGGCCCAGGCTCTCCTCCAGGCTAACAACATAGAAGTCCTGGAACACTACAGTCTGCTGGGCATTTATCGGGTGCGCCTGCCCAAGGGGATGAGCGTTAAGCAGGCGTCCCAGCGCTTGGGGCCCAGCATCGCCTACATAGAACCTAACTACATCTTCGGCACCCAGCCGGCAGGGGAGGTGCACCTCACCCCCCTGGGTCAGGCCCCGACGGTGGCAACCGTGCAAGAGGGGACTGGCAAGACCCCCGCCCAACCGTCTCCCCAGCAAAGTGGCGACACGGTGCAAGTCGTCCGTGTCATCTCCCGGCAGAAGCCCGAGGCTGTGGAGGGCGAGGCCCTGGTAAAGTTCAAGGCCGAGGTCTCGGCCGCCCAGGCTGAGAGCATCCTACAAGCCCAGGGCATCCAGGTGCAGGAGCGCTACCCCCTGTTCGGCATCTATCGTGTTGCCCTCCCTAAGGGGATGAGCGTCGCCCAGGCCCAACAGCGGCTGGCGGGGCAGGTCGTCTACATAGAGCCTAACTATATCCTCCGCGCTGCGCCCACCACCCCCAACGATTCCCTGTTCGGACAACAGTGGGCCCTCCACAACACCGGCCAGACAGGGGGCACCCCCGATGCCGATATTGATGCCCCCGAAGCCTGGGACATCCAGCGGGGGAGCACCTCCACCGTCATCGCCGTCGTGGACACGGGCATTGACTTCAACCACAACGACCTGGCCGCCAATATGTGGCGTAACCCCCACGAGATTCCTGGCAACAACCTTGACGACGACGGCAACGGCTATCGGGACGATGTCCACGGGATCAACTGCATCGGCACCGCCACGAACCACGCGCCTCCGATGGACGACAACAACCACGGCACCCATGTGGCCGGCATCATCGGGGCCGTGGGGAACAACAACCTGCAAGTGGTGGGGGTGATGTGGCGGGTCAGCCTGATGGCCCTGAAGTTCCTCGGAGCCGACGGCTCAGGTACTACAGCCGATGCCATCGAGTGCATCCAATACGCGGTGGCCCAGAACGCCACTGGCACCAATGTGCGTGTTATCAACGCCTCCTGGGGAGGTGGCGGGTTCTCCACTGCCTTGCGGGACGCCATCGCCGCCGCCCGCGACCGGGGCATGCTGTTCATCGCCGCCGCTGGCAACGCCAATAACGATAACGACGCCTCCCCCTTCTATCCTGCTTCTTACGATGTAGAGAACATCATCGCCGTGGCCGCTTCCGACCACAATGATAACAAGGCGTCTTTCTCCAACTTCGGCAACCTGAGGGTGCACCTGGCAGCACCAGGGGTAAACATCCTCAGCACGGTGCCCAATAACAACGCCGCCTCGATGAACGGCACCTCTATGGCTGCACCCCATGTGGCGGGTGTAGCGGGCCTGCTGTTCACCCAGTTCCCCAGCCTCACTTACCAACAGGCCAAACGGCGCATCTTGTGCAGTGCGGACATCAAGCCCCAGTGGGCCGGCCTGACCTTGACCGAGGGACGCCTTAACGCCTATAACGCCCTGACGGTGGGCACCTCTGCCATTATCGCCCTGCCGTTGGCCCCCGATCGCAACTTCCGTGTCCTCTCGGGAACCCCGGTGGTCATTCGTGTCGAACTGTGTGCCGGCCAAGACCCAGTGCTGGGGGCAACGGTAACAGCCTCCTTCGCTAACGGCGACCCCGCCGTTACCCTGCGGGACGACGGCGTGGCCCCCGACACCACAGCCAACGACGGCATCTACGCGGGCAACTGGACCCCCCAGAATGCGGGGGCAGCAAACATCACCATCACGGCCACAAAGGCGGGGATGACCTCTGCGCCCCCGCGCACCATCCCCGGCCGCGTGCTCCGCAACCCCAACTATCAGAAGGCTACCGTCCCCTTTGAGTGGGTGGACATCCGGGGCATGGGCCTGCGCTTTGAGTTGGATGATGACGGCTGTATCCTTCTAGGATCCAGCATGCCCATCCCCTTCTTCGGCGATGAGTTCACCCAGTTCCAGGTGGACAGCAACGGCTATATCGGGTTTTCGGAAGCGCACCCGTGCGGACAGTATAATAACACCGCCATCCCCAACAGCACCCTAGGAACAGCTATCGCCGCCTTCTGGGACGACCTCATCGGCAAACCGCGCGCCTCCACAGGGGAGGTGTGGGTGGCCATTGTGCGCCCCCCCGCCTCGGCGTGGCGCTACTTGATTGTCCAGTGGCAGGATGTACAGCACTACCCCAATACCCCTTCCGGGGCCTCCTTCCAGGTGGCCATTGAGGAGGTTACGGGGCGCATCTTCTTCCGCTACTTGGACACGGACTTCGGGAACGCCTCTTACAACAACGGGGCTAGCGCCACGGCGGGCATCCAGTTGAACGCTAGCATAGGTCTACAGCACAGTTACAACCAGCCGGTGCTGACGAGCGGGAGCGCCTTCGTCATCTTCCCGCAGCGGCTGCCGGGCGAGGGATTGTTGCGCGTGGAGACACAGCCGCCCGCTGCCATTCAGATCTTCGCCAACGGAATCTTGCTCAACGAGTGGGGTGTCAACTGGCTGAAGCTGCCCCCCGGACCTTATCGTCTCGAGTTCCGTAATCCACCCTACGCATTGAACGCCTCCAACACTATCCTGGTGCGCATGCACCCCCCTGGCGGCGCGTTCACCGAACAGCCGGTTGACCAACCTGTCACGGTAGAGGCTGGGAAGACCACCGAGGTGATCATGCGGATATGGGAGAATGGCTATCTGCGCGTCACGACAGAAGGTGGAGATAACCCGACGATATTCGTGAACAATCATCCGAGAAACCAGTGGGGGCTATGGGTTCATGTGCCCCCCGGAACCTACACCGTTTCCTTCGGGCCGGTGCCCAACGCCACCACGCCCTGCTCCCGGACCGTAACCGTGGTCAGTGGGAGCGGGACACGGGTGCACGGCAACTACATTACGGGCACCTGCAACATTGTCCCCTATCCGTAG
- a CDS encoding cyclase family protein: MHKWVDLTLTLAPDRVTPVPGLPGFSAEPVHTHAQHGRSNTRITLATHLGTHVDAPYHFIPEGATVDQVPLERWTGRGVLADLRRYAQPGQPLTLEAVRYALREAWLWEAIVLLWTGWAQREMGSPTYYQHHPFLAPAAAEWLRGQGVKAVGVDFPVDPPGSGFPVHHILLGAGIPLIENLVNLEALWGKAFEVFAFPVKIGGGDGGPARVVARVWGAPPHPP; the protein is encoded by the coding sequence GTGCATAAGTGGGTGGACCTGACCCTGACCCTGGCGCCCGACCGTGTGACGCCCGTGCCGGGTCTCCCCGGCTTCAGCGCCGAGCCTGTCCACACCCATGCCCAGCACGGACGGAGCAATACGCGCATCACCCTGGCCACCCACCTGGGCACCCATGTGGATGCCCCGTATCATTTCATCCCCGAGGGGGCAACGGTGGACCAGGTGCCGTTAGAGCGCTGGACGGGGCGTGGGGTGTTGGCCGACCTGCGCCGTTATGCCCAGCCTGGCCAGCCCTTGACCCTTGAGGCGGTGCGCTATGCCCTGCGGGAGGCGTGGCTGTGGGAGGCCATCGTCCTGCTGTGGACGGGGTGGGCACAACGAGAGATGGGGAGCCCTACCTACTACCAGCACCATCCCTTCCTGGCGCCGGCGGCGGCCGAGTGGCTGCGGGGGCAGGGTGTCAAGGCGGTGGGGGTGGACTTCCCGGTGGACCCTCCTGGGAGCGGGTTCCCCGTGCACCATATCCTGCTGGGGGCGGGCATACCCCTTATAGAGAACCTGGTGAACCTAGAGGCTCTGTGGGGCAAAGCCTTTGAGGTGTTTGCCTTCCCTGTGAAAATCGGCGGGGGCGATGGGGGGCCGGCCCGGGTGGTGGCGCGGGTGTGGGGGGCTCCCCCTCATCCCCCATAA
- a CDS encoding CoA transferase codes for MAGPLAGVRVVDLSWILSGPFCTMILADLGAEVVKVERPGTGDAARGTGPFVDGVSAYFLSLNRNKKSITLNLQHPYGKDLFLRLVEQADVLVENFTPGTMAHLGLGYDTLSQRNPRLIYCAISGFGQDGPYAQRPALDVIVQAMGGVMSITGEPNGPPVRPGTSYGDIVAGLFAAVGICSALYERQQSGKGQFLDISMLDCQVAVLENAIARYLATGEVPRPLGTRHPSATPFQAFPTKDGWIVVAIFGGNETHWPLFCAAIGHPEWIDDPRFQTSWSRTQHHHILEPAISEAMRQKTTQEWLDELLALGIPCGPVNTIDKVVQDPQIQHRKMLVELPHPRIGAWKYPNTPIRHSRTPGGVRTSAPDLGEHTAQVLAAWLGLTPPEVEALRREGVV; via the coding sequence GTGGCTGGCCCCCTTGCTGGCGTGCGTGTGGTGGACCTATCGTGGATTCTGTCGGGCCCCTTTTGCACGATGATTTTGGCAGACCTGGGGGCCGAGGTGGTGAAAGTGGAGCGCCCCGGCACGGGCGACGCCGCCCGGGGCACCGGCCCCTTTGTGGATGGCGTCAGCGCCTACTTCCTCTCCCTCAATCGCAACAAAAAGAGCATCACCCTCAACCTGCAGCATCCTTACGGGAAGGACCTGTTCCTCCGCCTGGTGGAGCAGGCCGATGTGCTGGTGGAGAACTTCACTCCCGGCACGATGGCTCATCTGGGGCTCGGCTATGACACCCTCTCCCAGCGCAACCCGCGCCTGATTTACTGCGCCATATCGGGCTTCGGGCAGGACGGCCCCTATGCCCAGCGCCCCGCCTTGGACGTCATCGTCCAGGCTATGGGCGGGGTGATGAGCATCACGGGGGAGCCCAACGGCCCCCCGGTGCGCCCCGGCACCTCCTATGGGGACATCGTGGCGGGGCTGTTTGCCGCTGTGGGCATCTGCTCCGCTTTGTATGAGCGCCAGCAGAGCGGAAAAGGGCAGTTTCTAGACATCAGCATGCTGGACTGCCAAGTGGCGGTTCTGGAGAACGCCATCGCCCGCTACCTGGCGACGGGGGAGGTGCCCCGTCCCCTGGGCACACGCCACCCCTCGGCCACCCCCTTCCAAGCCTTCCCGACCAAGGATGGGTGGATCGTGGTGGCCATCTTTGGTGGCAACGAGACCCACTGGCCCCTATTCTGCGCCGCTATCGGCCATCCCGAATGGATAGATGACCCCCGTTTCCAGACCTCCTGGTCGCGCACCCAGCATCACCACATCCTGGAGCCTGCCATCTCCGAGGCCATGCGCCAGAAGACCACCCAGGAGTGGCTGGACGAATTGCTGGCGTTGGGTATCCCCTGCGGGCCGGTGAACACCATTGACAAGGTGGTGCAGGATCCCCAAATCCAGCACCGCAAGATGTTGGTGGAACTGCCCCACCCGCGCATCGGGGCGTGGAAGTACCCCAACACCCCCATACGCCACTCCCGCACGCCGGGGGGCGTGCGCACCTCCGCCCCCGATTTGGGAGAACATACCGCACAGGTCTTGGCGGCTTGGCTGGGGCTGACGCCCCCCGAGGTGGAGGCCTTGCGGCGGGAGGGTGTGGTATGA
- a CDS encoding SurA N-terminal domain-containing protein encodes MASKAPPRPTEMRSSRRRLARWQQEQRKARTALIFGIVAVLVILAIPAYGYYATFIKPPREWVVQVNDRIFTMGYLVKLLRMYQRGTELTGQNPNLGTMPFQIVQVISENELVRQVAPRYNITVSKEDIDQEVRRRILGTRPPNDTTPPDQLEREFRERYRQYLTAIRLSEQEHRQLVEWDLYRERMRDYLGQTIPTVQPQVRLSRLTVPTQDKAREVVQRFREGQPFPKLVNEYSIDDEEVRKEGDIGWVVKGIHTDLDEKIICPPEPGSNRETEMPGLFAGIQPGTLLCPQMRPTGPEGQNVWQVYLVTEVASAREVDSQQREILKTRALEKWLSEERPKHIVRLNFDSEKYAWVVKQLRIASTPTGQTTR; translated from the coding sequence ATGGCCAGCAAAGCCCCGCCCCGCCCCACCGAGATGCGCTCCAGTCGGCGCCGTCTAGCCCGCTGGCAGCAAGAGCAACGCAAGGCCCGCACCGCCCTCATCTTCGGCATCGTGGCGGTGCTGGTCATCCTAGCCATCCCCGCCTATGGCTACTATGCCACCTTCATCAAGCCCCCGCGGGAGTGGGTTGTCCAAGTCAATGACCGCATCTTCACCATGGGCTACCTGGTGAAACTCCTGCGCATGTATCAGCGGGGGACGGAACTGACGGGCCAAAACCCCAACCTAGGGACCATGCCCTTCCAAATCGTGCAAGTCATCAGCGAAAACGAACTGGTGCGCCAGGTGGCCCCCCGCTACAACATCACCGTCAGCAAGGAGGACATTGACCAAGAGGTGCGCCGCCGCATCCTGGGGACACGCCCCCCCAACGACACCACACCCCCCGACCAACTGGAGCGGGAGTTCCGCGAGCGCTATCGCCAATACCTGACCGCCATTCGCCTCTCCGAGCAGGAGCATCGCCAACTGGTGGAATGGGACCTCTACCGCGAGCGCATGCGCGACTACCTGGGCCAGACCATCCCCACCGTCCAGCCTCAAGTGCGCCTCTCCCGTCTCACCGTGCCCACCCAGGACAAGGCTCGGGAGGTGGTGCAGCGCTTCCGGGAAGGCCAACCCTTCCCCAAACTGGTCAACGAGTACTCCATTGACGACGAGGAGGTGCGCAAGGAGGGGGATATCGGCTGGGTCGTCAAGGGCATCCACACGGATCTCGACGAGAAGATCATCTGTCCGCCCGAGCCGGGCTCCAACCGCGAGACAGAGATGCCCGGCCTCTTCGCCGGCATTCAACCCGGCACCCTCCTCTGCCCCCAGATGCGCCCCACCGGCCCTGAGGGGCAGAATGTGTGGCAGGTCTACCTGGTTACCGAGGTCGCCTCCGCCCGAGAGGTAGACAGCCAGCAGAGGGAAATCCTGAAGACCCGTGCCTTGGAGAAGTGGCTCTCCGAGGAGCGCCCCAAGCACATCGTGCGCCTCAACTTCGACTCCGAGAAATACGCCTGGGTGGTGAAGCAGCTGCGCATCGCCTCCACCCCGACTGGGCAGACCACCCGCTAG
- a CDS encoding glucose 1-dehydrogenase, with product MGVLEGKVAIVTGAGRLRGIGRATAVALAQEGCDVVITGTGRDPATFPEDEKRIGWRDIESVAEQICAVGRRALPLVVDVTNAQQVQEMVAKTLETFGRIDILVNNAAFARGPDRVPVWEMDEKVFRRVLEVKVVGTFLCTKYVAPVMQRQRWGRIVNVSSTAGKRGQANTSAYAAANAATHLFTQSVARELAPYGITVNAVCPGVTDTSRMDDLGRGERWEAVLKTIPLGRAATDEEVGRFIAFLCSPVCDYITGQALNFNGGSVMEH from the coding sequence ATGGGCGTGTTGGAGGGCAAGGTCGCTATTGTAACGGGGGCGGGGCGCTTGCGGGGCATCGGGCGGGCCACAGCTGTGGCCCTGGCCCAAGAGGGGTGTGATGTGGTTATCACGGGCACGGGGCGCGACCCCGCCACCTTCCCCGAGGATGAGAAGCGCATCGGCTGGAGGGATATTGAGAGCGTGGCGGAGCAGATTTGTGCCGTGGGGCGCAGGGCGTTGCCCCTGGTGGTGGATGTAACCAATGCCCAGCAGGTGCAGGAGATGGTGGCCAAAACCCTGGAGACCTTTGGGCGCATAGATATCCTGGTGAACAACGCCGCCTTCGCCCGTGGCCCCGACCGGGTGCCGGTGTGGGAGATGGACGAGAAGGTCTTTCGGCGGGTGTTGGAGGTGAAGGTGGTGGGGACCTTCCTGTGCACCAAGTATGTGGCCCCGGTGATGCAGAGGCAGCGCTGGGGGCGGATTGTGAATGTCTCCTCCACGGCGGGGAAGCGGGGGCAGGCTAATACCTCAGCCTATGCAGCGGCCAATGCGGCCACGCACCTGTTCACCCAATCGGTGGCGCGGGAGCTGGCCCCGTATGGTATCACTGTCAATGCCGTCTGCCCGGGGGTAACGGACACTTCCCGCATGGACGACCTGGGGCGGGGGGAGCGGTGGGAGGCGGTGCTGAAGACCATCCCTCTGGGGCGCGCCGCCACCGACGAGGAGGTGGGGCGGTTCATCGCCTTCCTATGCTCGCCGGTGTGCGATTACATCACAGGGCAGGCCCTCAACTTCAACGGCGGGTCGGTGATGGAGCACTAG